The following proteins are encoded in a genomic region of Glycine soja cultivar W05 chromosome 17, ASM419377v2, whole genome shotgun sequence:
- the LOC114392171 gene encoding 14 kDa proline-rich protein DC2.15-like, with product MASKGALLLCLNILFFTVVSSTYVPCNPPPKTPKHTPVPKPPSPKQPSCPKDTIKFGVCADVLGLINVQLGKPPKTPCCNLIQGLADLEAAVCLCTALKANVLGINLNVPVKLSLLLNYCGKGVPKGFVCA from the coding sequence ATGGCTTCCAAGGGTGCACTTCTCTTGTGTCTCAACATTCTCTTCTTCACTGTGGTAAGCTCCACATATGTCCCATGCAACCCACCCCCTAAAACTCCTAAACACACACCTGTCCCAAAGCCACCTTCCCCAAAGCAACCAAGTTGCCCCAAAGACACCATTAAGTTTGGTGTGTGTGCTGATGTGTTAGGTTTGATTAACGTGCAACTTGGGAAGCCACCAAAGACCCCATGCTGCAACCTCATTCAGGGTCTTGCTGATCTTGAAGCTGCGGTGTGCCTTTGCACCGCTCTCAAAGCTAATGTGTTGGGCATCAACCTTAATGTCCCAGTCAAGTTGAGCTTGCTTCTCAACTACTGTGGAAAGGGTGTTCCCAAGGGATTCGTCTGCGCTTAA
- the LOC114392484 gene encoding 14 kDa proline-rich protein DC2.15-like, which produces MASKAALLLCLNVLFFTVVSSTYVPCNPPPKTPKHPPVPKPPSPKQASCPKDTIKFGVCADVLGLINVQLGKPPKTPCCNLIQGLADLEAAVCLCTALKANVLGINLNVPVNLSLLLNYCGKGVPKGFVCY; this is translated from the coding sequence ATGGCTTCCAAGGCTGCACTTCTCTTGTGTCTCAATGTTCTCTTTTTCACTGTGGTTAGTTCCACATATGTGCCATGTAATCCACCCCCCAAAACTCCCAAACACCCACCTGTCCCAAAGCCACCATCCCCAAAGCAAGCAAGCTGCCCCAAAGACACTATTAAGTTCGGTGTGTGTGCTGATGTGTTAGGTTTGATTAATGTGCAACTTGGGAAGCCACCAAAGACCCCATGCTGCAACCTAATTCAGGGTCTTGCTGATCTTGAAGCTGCAGTGTGCCTTTGCACTGCTCTCAAGGCTAATGTGTTGGGCATCAACCTCAATGTTCCAGTGAACTTGAGCTTGCTTCTAAACTACTGTGGAAAGGGTGTTCCCAAGGGATTCGTCTGCTATTAA
- the LOC114392125 gene encoding 14 kDa proline-rich protein DC2.15-like — protein sequence MTSKGAILLCLNVLFFTVVSSTYVPCNPPPKTPKHPPVPKPPSPKQVSCPKDTVKFGVCADVLGLINVQLGKPPKTPCCSLIQGLADLEAAVCLCTALKANVLGINLNVPVNLSLLLNYCGKGVPKGFVCY from the coding sequence ATGACTTCCAAGGGTGCAATTCTCTTGTGTCTCAATGTTCTCTTCTTCACTGTGGTTAGTTCCACATATGTTCCATGCAACCCACCCCCCAAAACTCCCAAACACCCACCTGTCCCAAAGCCACCTTCCCCAAAGCAAGTTTCTTGCCCCAAGGACACTGTTAAGTTTGGTGTGTGTGCTGATGTGTTAGGTTTGATTAACGTGCAACTAGGGAAGCCACCAAAAACCCCATGCTGCAGCCTCATTCAGGGTCTTGCTGATCTTGAAGCTGCAGTGTGCCTTTGCACTGCTCTCAAGGCTAATGTGTTGGGCATCAACCTCAATGTTCCAGTGAACTTGAGCTTGCTTCTCAACTACTGTGGAAAGGGTGTTCCCAAGGGATTCGTCTGCTACTAA
- the LOC114391990 gene encoding NADH dehydrogenase [ubiquinone] 1 beta subcomplex subunit 8, mitochondrial-like, which translates to MAGRLTNAASRILGGNGVVYRSVASSLRLRSGMGLPVGKHYVPDKPLPMNEELLWDNGTAFPEPCIDRIADTVGKYEALAWLCGGLSFFASLGLLAVWNDKASKTPFAPKVYPYDNLRVELGGEP; encoded by the exons ATGGCAGGGAGATTGACGAACGCAGCATCGAGGATCTTAGGCGGAAACGGCGTCGTTTACCGATCCGTAGCTTCCTCTCTTCGCCTCCGCTCCGGCATGGGCCTCCCCGTCGGCAAACACTATGTTCCCGACAAACCC CTTCCCATGAATGAGGAACTCCTGTGGGACAACGGCACTGCATTTCCCGAACCGTGTATAGATCGTATTGCTGACACTGTCGGAaag TATGAAGCATTGGCCTGGCTGTGTGGGGGATTGAGTTTTTTCGCGTCGCTGGGATTGTTGGCTGTGTGGAATGACAAAGCCTCCAAGACACCGTTT GCACCCAAAGTATATCCATATGACAATCTGCGAGTGGAGCTTGGTGGTGAACCATAG
- the LOC114394159 gene encoding L-lactate dehydrogenase A-like, with protein sequence MHKSASGSTLGPGGLDLTQAFFRPITNAAPPSPTKRHNKISVIGAGNVGMAIAQTILTQDLTDELVLVDTNTDKLRGEMLDLQHAAAFLPRTKINSSADSSVTAGSDLCIVTAGARQIVGESRLNLLQRNLSLFRAIIPPLVRYSPDTILLIVSNPVDILTYVAWKLSGFPSNRVIGSGTNLDSSRFRFLIADHLDLNAQDVQAYIVGEHGDSSVALWSSISIGGVPVLSFLESQHIGYEKETLENIHKSVIDGAYEVIRLKGYTSWAIGYSVANLARSFIRDQRKIHPVSVLAKGFYGIDGEVFLSLPALVGRGGVLSVTNVHLNEEETQRLKDSAKTIHEVQTQLGI encoded by the exons atgcacaAGAGCGCTTCAGGTTCCACGTTGGGCCCGGGCGGCCTGGACCTAACCCAGGCCTTCTTCAGGCCCATAACCAACGCGGCTCCTCCCTCTCCGACCAAGCGCCACAACAAGATCTCCGTGATCGGCGCCGGCAACGTGGGAATGGCCATAGCGCAGACCATCCTCACTCAGGACCTCACCGACGAGCTCGTCCTCGTCGACACCAACACCGACAAGCTCCGCGGCGAGATGCTTGACCTCCAGCACGCCGCCGCCTTCCTCCCCCGCACCAAGATCAACTCCTCCGCCGATTCCTCCGTCACCGCCGGCTCCGACCTCTGCATCGTCACCGCCGGCGCCCGCCAGATAGTCGGCGAGTCACGCCTCAACCTCCTCCAGAGGAACCTCTCCCTCTTCCGCGCCATCATTCCGCCTCTCGTCCGTTACTCCCCCGACACCATTCTCCTCATCGTTTCCAACCCCGTCGACATTCTCACCTACGTCGCTTGGAAACTCTCTGGTTTCCCCTCCAACCGCGTCATCGGCTCCGGCACCAACTTGGACTCTTCCCGCTTTCGTTTCCTCATCGCCGATCATCTCGACCTCAACGCTCAGGACGTACAG GCATATATAGTAGGGGAGCATGGGGATAGTTCGGTGGCGTTGTGGTCTAGCATTAGCATAGGGGGTGTTCCGGTTCTGAGCTTTTTGGAGAGCCAACACATTGGGTATGAGAAAGAGACGTTGGAGAACATACACAAGTCAGTGATAGATGGTGCCTATGAAGTGATCAGGCTGAAAGGGTACACTTCATGGGCCATTGGGTACTCTGTGGCTAACTTGGCACGGTCCTTCATCAGGGACCAGAGGAAGATCCACCCTGTGTCTGTTCTGGCTAAGGGCTTTTACGGGATCGATGGAGAAGTGTTCCTGAGTTTGCCTGCACTTGTTGGTAGAGGAGGGGTTCTGAGTGTGACCAATGTGCACTTGAATGAAGAGGAGACACAGAGGCTTAAGGACTCTGCCAAGACCATCCACGAGGTGCAGACTCAATTGGGTATTTGA
- the LOC114392049 gene encoding autophagy-related protein 8f, with protein sequence MAKSYFKQEHDLEKRRAEAARIREKYPDRIPVIVEKAERSDIPSIDKKKYLVPADLTVGQFVYVIRKRIKLSAEKAIFIFVDNVLPPTGAIMSSIYDEKKDEDGFLYVTYSGENTFGDLTSH encoded by the exons ATGGCAAAGAGTTACTTCAAACAAGAGCATGATCTTG AGAAGAGAAGAGCTGAGGCTGCTAGGATTAGAGAGAAATACCCAGACCGTATCCCG GTGATTGTGGAGAAGGCAGAAAGAAGTGATATCCCAAGTATTGACAAGAAGAA GTACCTTGTCCCTGCTGATCTGACAGTTGGACAGTTTGTCTATGTTATCCGCAAAAGGATTAAATTAAGTGCAGAAAAGGCAATCTTTATCTTTGTGGACAACGTCCTTCCACCTACAG GAGCAATTATGTCTTCCATATATGATGAGAAGAAGGATGAAGATGGGTTTCTTTATGTTACTTACAGTGGAGAGAACACTTTTGGGGATCTGACTTCCCATTAG